The following coding sequences are from one Culex quinquefasciatus strain JHB chromosome 1, VPISU_Cqui_1.0_pri_paternal, whole genome shotgun sequence window:
- the LOC6034923 gene encoding V-type proton ATPase subunit B, translating into MSLNRAQATKEHVLAVSRDFISQPRLTYKTVSGVNGPLVILDEVKFPKFAEIVQLRLADGTIRSGQVLEVSGSKAVVQVFEGTSGIDAKNTVCEFTGDILRTPVSEDMLGRVFNGSGKPIDKGPPILAEDFLDIQGQPINPWSRIYPEEMIQTGISAIDVMNSIARGQKIPIFSAAGLPHNEIAAQICRQAGLVKHTGKSVLDDHEENFAIVFAAMGVNMETARFFKQDFEENGSMENVCLFLNLANDPTIERIITPRLALTAAEFLAYQCEKHVLVILTDMSSYAEALREVSAAREEVPGRRGFPGYMYTDLATIYERAGRVEGRNGSITQIPILTMPNDDITHPIPDLTGYITEGQIYVDRQLHNRQIYPPVNVLPSLSRLMKSAIGEGMTRKDHSDVSNQLYACYAIGKDVQAMKAVVGEEALTPDDLLYLEFLSKFEKNFISQGNYENRTVFESLDIGWQLLRIFPKEMLKRIPASILAEFYPRDSRH; encoded by the exons CCTACAAGACCGTGTCCGGTGTGAACGGTCCTCTGGTCATCCTGGACGAGGTCAAGTTCCCCAAGTTTGCCGAGATTGTGCAGCTGCGGCTGGCCGACGGTACGATCCGCTCCGGCCAGGTGCTCGAGGTGAGCGGCTCCAAGGCCGTCGTCCAGGTGTTCGAGGGCACCTCCGGTATCGACGCCAAGAACACGGTGTGCGAGTTCACCGGCGACATTCTGCGCACGCCCGTCTCCGAGGACATGCTGGGCCGTGTGTTCAACGGTTCCGGTAAGCCCATCGACAAGGGACCGCCGATTCTGGCCGAGGACTTTTTGGATATTCAG ggTCAACCCATCAACCCGTGGTCCCGTATCTACCCGGAGGAAATGATCCAGACCGGTATCTCGGCTATCGACGTGATGAACTCGATTGCCCGTGGACAGAAGATTCCGATCTTCTCGGCTGCTGGTTTGCCGCACAATGAAATTGCCGCTCAAATTTGTCGTCAGGCCGGTCTGGTCAAGCACACCGGAAAGTCTGTGCTGGACGATCATGAGGAGAACTTTGCCATCGTGTTCGCCGCTATGGGTGTCAACATGGAGACGGCTCGTTTCTTCAAACAGGACTTCGAGGAGAACGGTTCCATGGAGAACGTGTGCTTGTTCTTGAACTTGGCCAACGATCCGACCATCGAGCGTATCATTACGCCGCGTTTGGCGTTGACGGCTGCCGAGTTCTTGGCTTACCAGTGCGAGAAGCACGTGCTGGTCATCTTGACCGACATGTCCTCGTACGCTGAGGCCCTGCGTGAGGTGTCTGCTGCCCGTGAGGAGGTGCCCGGACGTCGTGGTTTCCCCGGTTACATGTACACTGATTTGGCCACTATCTACGAGCGTGCCGGACGTGTTGAGGGTCGTAACGGATCGATTACGCAGATTCCGATCTTGACTATGCCTAACGACGATATTACCCATCCGATTCCCGATTTGACCGGATACATTACGGAGGGTCAGATCTACGTTGACCGTCAGCTGCACAACAGACAGATCTACCCGCCGGTCAACGTGCTGCCGTCGCTGTCCCGTCTGATGAAGTCCGCCATCGGTGAGGGCATGACGCGCAAGGATCACTCGGACGTGTCCAACCAGCTGTACGCTTGCTACGCCATCGGTAAGGACGTGCAGGCCATGAAGGCCGTCGTCGGTGAGGAGGCCCTCACGCCGGACGATCTGCTGTACCTGGAGTTCCTGTCCAAGTTCGAGAAGAACTTCATCTCCCAAGGTAACTACGAGAATCGTACCGTGTTCGAGTCGCTGGACATTGGCTGGCAGCTGCTGCGTATCTTCCCCAAGGAAATGCTCAAGCGTATCCCGGCCTCGATCCTGGCCGAATTCTACCCGCGAGACTCGCGCCATTAA